The Meriones unguiculatus strain TT.TT164.6M chromosome 1, Bangor_MerUng_6.1, whole genome shotgun sequence genome has a segment encoding these proteins:
- the Tigd3 gene encoding tigger transposable element-derived protein 3: protein MELNTKKKLHALSLAEKIQVLELLDESKMSQSEVARRFQVSQPQISRICKNKEKLLADWCSGTANHERKRKRESKYSGIDEALLCWYHIARAKAWDVTGPMLLHKAKELADIMGQDFVPSIGWLVRWKRRNNVGFGARQVLVPLFPPEPPPSGLPSQAQPPLSLKDFSPEDVFGCAEVPLFYRAVPGRVSECDRFQVVLCANSRGTEKRRVFVGGLQAAPRCFFGVNSEALPASYHPDLAIPWSEWLAQFDQDMGQQGRQVALLLAARVVEEWTSPTGLHHVRLLPLSASSDIPSLPSSVVLAFKAHYRYRLLSKLAAMQSAKEDSSLPEARASITVLDALHMAAAAWARVPPQLILSSFIQEGLAPGKTPLSLDKDAEMSPVPSGLSQEEFSHFVDLEDEDPGPRECKEEMGTEDRGREEDGVESLPTKADALRALCTLRRWLECNSTSPELFEKFYDCEVEVEQLCCL from the coding sequence ATGGAGCTGAACACCAAAAAGAAGCTTCATGCTCTGTCCCTGGCTGAGAAAATCCAGGTGCTGGAACTCTTGGATGAGTCCAAGATGTCCCAGTCAGAGGTGGCCCGGCGCTTCCAGGTCTCCCAGCCCCAGATCTCACGTATCTGCAAGAATAAGGAGAAGCTGCTGGCAGACTGGTGCAGTGGCACAGCCAACCACGAGCGCAAGCGGAAGCGTGAATCCAAGTACAGCGGGATCGACGAGGCCCTGCTCTGCTGGTACCACATTGCCCGAGCCAAGGCCTGGGATGTAACGGGGCCCATGCTACTTCATAAGGCCAAGGAGTTGGCCGATATCATGGGCCAGGATTTTGTGCCCAGCATCGGTTGGCTGGTCCGCTGGAAACGCCGAAACAATGTGGGTTTTGGGGCTCGCCAGGTCCTTGTCCCTCTGTTCCCTCCTGAACCACCTCCTTCAGGGCTTCCATCCCAGGCTCAGCCACCCCTTTCCCTTAAAGACTTCTCACCAGAAGATGTTTTTGGCTGTGCTGAAGTGCCCTTGTTTTATCGGGCAGTGCCTGGCAGAGTATCTGAATGTGATCGGTTTCAGGTAGTGCTGTGTGCCAACAGCAGAGGCACAGAAAAGCGAAGGGTCTTTGTGGGTGGGCTCCAGGCCGCTCCAAGATGCTTCTTTGGGGTCAACAGTGAGGCACTACCTGCTTCTTATCACCCTGACCTAGCCATCCCCTGGTCAGAGTGGCTGGCACAGTTTGACCAGGACATGGGACAGCAGGGCCGGCAGGTGGCCTTGCTGCTGGCTGCCAGAGTAGTGGAGGAATGGACCAGCCCTACTGGACTCCACCACGTGCGACTCCTGCCGCTCTCTGCCTCCAGCGACATACCTTCTCTGCCTAGCTCTGTGGTTTTGGCCTTTAAGGCCCATTATCGTTACCGCCTGCTGAGCAAACTGGCCGCCATGCAGAGTGCAAAAGAGGACAGCTCACTGCCTGAGGCCAGGGCCAGCATCACAGTTCTGGATGCTCTACATATGGCGGCTGCAGCTTGGGCCAGGGTGCCTCCTCAGCTCATTTTGAGCAGTTTCATTCAGGAAGGGCTTGCTCCGGGCAAAACACCACTGTCTCTGGACAAGGACGCTGAGATGTCACCAGTCCCTAGTGGGCTGAGCCAAGAGGAGTTTTCCCACTTTGTCGACCTGGAGGATGAGGACCCAGGACCCAGAGAGTGCAAAGAGGAGATGGGTACTgaagatagagggagggaagaagatggCGTTGAGTCCCTGCCCACCAAAGCTGATGCCCTGAGAGCGCTGTGCACCTTGAGGAGGTGGCTTGAATGCAACAGCACGTCTCCAGAGCTCTTTGAGAAGTTCTATGACTGTGAGGTGGAGGTGGAGCAGCTCTGCTGTCTGTGA